The DNA window CATAAATGCCCGTGCGGCCGCGAAAACCCGTCTGCCGGCATTCCGGGCATCCGGCCGGCCGGTACACCTGCTGCGGTTTCGGCAGGTTCCACGCGCCACCGATGCCTTCCCAGATATCGTCCGCCAGTTCGCCGTCGGGCGTCTTGCATTCGGCGCACAGCGTGCGCACCAGGCGCTGGGCCATGATGCCGATGATCGTTGCCTCCAGCAGGTAATACGGCACGCCCAGCTCCAGCAGGCGCATCACGGCCGATGGCGCATCGTTCGTGTGCAGCGTCGACAGCACCAGGTGGCCTGTCAGCGCGGCCTGGATCGCCATCTCGGCTGTCGCCAGGTCGCGGATCTCGCCGACCATGATGATGTCCGGATCCTGCCGCATCAGCGCGCGCACACCGTCGGCGAACGACAGCTCGATGCCGGGCTGTACCTGCATCTGGTTGAACGACGCTTCCACCATCTCGATCGGATCTTCCACCGTGCACACATTCACCTCGGACGTGGCCAGCGCCTTCAGCGTGGTGTACAGCGTGGTGGTCTTGCCCGAGCCGGTAGGACCGGTAACGAGGATGATGCCGTGCGGCCGCTTCGTCAGCGCATCCCAGCGTGCGGCGTCTTCGGGAGGAAAGCCCAGTTCCGGCAAGGTCTTGACGACGACGTCCGGGTCGAAAATACGCATCACGAGCTTCTCGCCGAACGCCGTGGGCAGCGTGGACAGCCGCAGCTCGATTTCCTGGCCGCCAGCAGTGCGCGTCTTGATGCGGCCATCCTGCGGGCGGCGCTTTTCGATCACGTCCATCCGCCCCAGCAGCTTGATGCGCGCCGTCATCGCGATCATCACCACGGCCGGCACCTGGTACACCTGGTGCAGCACGCCGTCGATGCGGAAGCGGATGTTGCCGATGTCGCGCTTCGGTTCCAGGTGGATGTCCGAGGCACGTTGCTCGAACGCGTATTGCCACAGCCAGTCGACGATGTTGATCACATGCTGGTCGTTGGCATCGACCTGCCGGTTGCTCTTGCCCATCTCGACCAGCTGCTCGAAATTGTTGCGCAGCGCCAGGTCCTGGCCGGTGGACTTGTTGGCATCCCGGATCGACTTCGCTAGGGAAAAGAATTGCGACGTGTACTGGGCGATATCGAGCGGGTTGGCGATCACGCGGCGGATGGAGCGACGCGAAATCTTGGCGATTTCCGGCTCCCACTCAAGCGCGAACGGGTCGGCCGTGGCAACCGTCAGGGTATCGGCCGAGATCTCGACGGGCAGGATGTTGAAGCGCGCGGCGTAGCTGGCCGACATCACGTCCGCCACGCGGGTGAAATCCACCTTCAGCGGATCGATGCGGTACAGCGGCAGCCGCGCGCGCCCGGCCAGCCATTCGGTCAGCAGGTCCAGCGTCAATTGCCGGTGCGGTGGCTGCGCGGACAGGATCTTGCAATGCGCGACGGCGCACAGCGGGTGCATCGAGCCCGCGGTATTGCGCAGGATGCCCTGCGCCTGCGCGTACAGTGCCTTGACGCCGGCTTTCTCGACCATGCCGTCGGCAAGGAGCCACGTAAAGATCTGCTGCAGGTCGAGTGTCCTGGTCATGGTGTCAGGTCTTTGTCGTGGCGAGGCCCTTGACCCAGGTTTTCGCCGGCAGCTTCGTCTGCGCGAGGATTTCCTTTGCGCGCGCTTCCAGGGCCGGGATGTCGAGCGGGCGTGCGCGCTTGAATGCCAGCGCCACGACATTGCCGTCATGGACCTCGGGCAGGCTGACCACCTGCGGGAAGGCGTCCTTCATCGCCTTCAGGTTCTTTGCATAGCTGGGGTGGTCGCCGAACAGGTTCACGGTCATGATGCCGTCATCTGTCAGGCACGCCGCGCAGGCGGCATAGAATTCCGCCGAGTCGAGCACCGGTCCGCGCGCGGTGGCGTCGTACAGGTCGACCTGCAATGCATCGAGCGTGTTGTGGTTGCCAAGGTCGTTGACGAAATCCAGCGCATCCATTTCCAGCACGCGCAGCCGCGCATCGTCCGGCGGCAGCTTGAACATCGACTGGCAGATCGTGATCACGTGCGGGTTCAGTTCCACCGCTGTCACCTGCGCCTCGGGGAAAGTGCGGTAGCAGAACTTCGTCAGCGCGGCGGTACCCAGGCCCAGTTGCGCAACCCGCCGCGGCGCCGCGATCCACAGCATCCACGCCATCATTTGCTGCGCGTATTCCAGCTCCGGCCAGTCCGGCTTGCGGATGCGCATCGCACCCTGCACCCATTCGGTACCGAAATGCAGGTAACGCACGCCATCCTGCTCGGACAGGGTAACGGGGGCGAATTTGGGTTTATAGGGAGCCAGCTTGCGCGCGGCGGTTTTTGTCGCCGACCGGGCCGGACGGGACGATTCTTCTTTTTCGATGGATTTACGTTTGATCAGCATGGTGGGATCCAGGTGGGGCCTCATTATCCCGCGCCGCTTTGCCTGGAATCAAGCACTGTCATCAAGCACTGTCATCAAGCACACAAATCAGGCGCCGCCGTCATGCACTGCATGGCATGCCTGCGTCAACCCTTCGATCCAGGCGCGCCAATGCAGGCGTCGGAATAAAAACTGCCGGCCCGGGCCGGCAGCTGCATGTTCCGTAAATCGATTACTGGACCGGTTCGACCGATACGCGCAAGCGTACCCGCTCGCCCGGATCCTGCGACATATAGCTGGTGTAATTGCGGCCACGGTAGTCATACACGACTTCATACCCGGTGGTGCGCGATTCCCAGCTGTCGACGGTGCGGCACTGTTTCACCGCCTGTTCCTGCACCCCGGCCGGCGCGGCATTCTGGTTGCCGACGCGGTCGCCGACCACGGCGCCGGCAATGGCACCGGCGGCGGCGGCGGCCGTGCGGCCGCTGCCGCTGCCCACCTGGCTGCCCAGCAGGGCGCCGGCAATGCCACCAACGATGGAGCCACCCACACCACGCTGTTGCGGCTGCTGTACCTGCACGTATTCAGTACGGCATTCCTGTTGCGGGCGGTTCACCCGCTCGACCTGCGGCGTTACGCGCACGACACGGCCGTAATCCTCGAAATCGGCGGCCTGCACGACCGGCAGCGAGCCGAGCAGCGTGGCCGACAATAAAAAATTCAATGGCAACCGGGCTTGCAGTTTCATTTGGGGTACCTCATTGGATGATTGTCTTTATCAGCACAAGACAAGAAATAAGCATTATGCGATTCAATGGTAATGCCGGCGCGCGACTGCAATCTGGGCTTATGGCAACAAAATGTAACCCGCTAATGGATGGCCCGCGCTAGGACATCAAATCCGCCAAGGTGAAGGATTGTCGGCGAAGCATCTTAAAGGGCCCTGAAGATGACCGCTTTTTAACAAATCTTGCGCGCGCTGCCACATTAAAGTTGATTCATGCTGTACAACACGTTACCCTTACACTCTAGGGATCGAATTGACGGAGAGAAACGCGACTAGCGCTGCCGGTGCAGCGGCATACCGTGGTGACCGACGGGTATCGCATGAGGCCGCACTGAGGCCGCACTCGAGGACGCACCTGAGGCAGGACCTGAGGCAGCACCTGAGGTCCC is part of the Pseudoduganella lutea genome and encodes:
- a CDS encoding spermidine synthase, producing MLIKRKSIEKEESSRPARSATKTAARKLAPYKPKFAPVTLSEQDGVRYLHFGTEWVQGAMRIRKPDWPELEYAQQMMAWMLWIAAPRRVAQLGLGTAALTKFCYRTFPEAQVTAVELNPHVITICQSMFKLPPDDARLRVLEMDALDFVNDLGNHNTLDALQVDLYDATARGPVLDSAEFYAACAACLTDDGIMTVNLFGDHPSYAKNLKAMKDAFPQVVSLPEVHDGNVVALAFKRARPLDIPALEARAKEILAQTKLPAKTWVKGLATTKT
- a CDS encoding GspE/PulE family protein; this encodes MTRTLDLQQIFTWLLADGMVEKAGVKALYAQAQGILRNTAGSMHPLCAVAHCKILSAQPPHRQLTLDLLTEWLAGRARLPLYRIDPLKVDFTRVADVMSASYAARFNILPVEISADTLTVATADPFALEWEPEIAKISRRSIRRVIANPLDIAQYTSQFFSLAKSIRDANKSTGQDLALRNNFEQLVEMGKSNRQVDANDQHVINIVDWLWQYAFEQRASDIHLEPKRDIGNIRFRIDGVLHQVYQVPAVVMIAMTARIKLLGRMDVIEKRRPQDGRIKTRTAGGQEIELRLSTLPTAFGEKLVMRIFDPDVVVKTLPELGFPPEDAARWDALTKRPHGIILVTGPTGSGKTTTLYTTLKALATSEVNVCTVEDPIEMVEASFNQMQVQPGIELSFADGVRALMRQDPDIIMVGEIRDLATAEMAIQAALTGHLVLSTLHTNDAPSAVMRLLELGVPYYLLEATIIGIMAQRLVRTLCAECKTPDGELADDIWEGIGGAWNLPKPQQVYRPAGCPECRQTGFRGRTGIYELLTVSAAFNDLVQEETDIAALRRQAVADGMKPLRIAGAWKIIEGVTTAEEVLKATASLS
- a CDS encoding glycine zipper 2TM domain-containing protein is translated as MKLQARLPLNFLLSATLLGSLPVVQAADFEDYGRVVRVTPQVERVNRPQQECRTEYVQVQQPQQRGVGGSIVGGIAGALLGSQVGSGSGRTAAAAAGAIAGAVVGDRVGNQNAAPAGVQEQAVKQCRTVDSWESRTTGYEVVYDYRGRNYTSYMSQDPGERVRLRVSVEPVQ